AAATTTGGTAGGATGAATTTTAATATTAACTAACTATATTCCTTTTAAATTAATTATCTTtacaaataaaattttacattAAAGCAATAACATCTCTCTACTTCTTATATTAAACAACAATTTGAACCCGCCAAAATTGTTAAACCCGTTTTTCATTTTGTCAAACTCGTGTACATTTGTAGAAACCATGAAAGCGAGAAAATAAAAATTTTCACCTTTGCacgttttaaataaaaattttaaCTCGTTTTTCTTATCGTTAATTAGTCAAATAGGACAATAAAAATTGTAACCCATGCACATTTAAAATGATTTAATACACAAAATAATACAATTATTACCAAGCAATATTTTATCTCTTTTTGTTATCGTTTAAAACCCGTacaattatttatttttcttttgcaTTTTAATGACTTTACTGTAATTTATGGTGCCGATTTGatgtgattttttttctttatatACATACAAAAATGCTCATATTTTTTTTACCAATTGCTAAATATGTTTCTAGGGTGCATATTTTTGTAttgtataagacaaaatataaaataacTATAAAATTCGTTTCttttaatataaaataaaattttattgtaTAATTTTGTTGAGTCCGGCCATATATGAGTTTGTCAAAATATACATTTTAGGTTCACGTACAATATCCGAACATGGATCTATATACATTATCATCTAATTGTGTAAGATCCTCGTATAACTTATTTGTACAAATTAGTCCACGTAATTAAATAAGTAACTAAATAAATCACCTAAAATGGATACATGAAATATTGAGATCATATATATATTGTTGGTGTACAAATGTAGCCCATATAATTACCATTAAAAAACCCAAGCCCCACGCcccatataaatttaacatatactCTTTCACTGTAAATAAACGTCTTGTTACAGATTCTCATAATTTATACCCAACATCCACCAATTTAGCCCCCACTTTTAATTCTTCTTAATTTATTTTAACCGATGAGTTCACTCTctctttcaattttttttgaatcaTTAATCCCTATTTATCCCTTACTCAAGATCATCCTCATTCCTCAATTAAATCAAACCATTTGGTTAAGGGTAGATTATAAGAATTTCaaacataataatattaatggATCTAGCTCATCTAGATGACCGATCCTCCATTTTCAATTAATAGTTTTGTGTATGCATTTTATAAACACGTTTTTTCGATATTTTTTTTAGAAAATTAGTTTGTTTGCCTTTCTAAAATCCTAATAATTTTCTCAATCTTAGTATTTTAATATTTCGCACCTGATTCAAAAATTATTTATGTGAATGTTTTACTTATAAGCTCAACTTCGTAGATCGAACGACCGATTTACTGATATTGTGTTCCATGAGATTTTTTgtatcttttttattttttttcatttttaatcaTTTTTAGTAGTAGTTCTATTTTCTATTTTTTCCTTTTCGATTTTaagtccttttttttttctttttcttccgtcAAATTAACAAAGggatatttaacaaattgattatTTACTGATTGTTTTTATTAAGTAAAtgttattttttatatcatttttCACTTAACAATAATATTTGTTATTAATATTAATGAAATTAATAATGTACAATTTACAACAATGATACGTAGCAAATTCATTTTTCTAAATGAAATATTAGGATAGAACATGGGTGGGTCTCttgtataaaaaaaataaaaatatgcaCTTTTAACAACGGGCTTACACATCAACATTGTGGTTGTTTGTTTAATAAATAGGATGCGCTAAGTACCCTAAAATACCTTCTGTTCTATGTGGCGATTGCTGATATAATATTTAGAATCATCCGAATGTATATCTAACCCGAGTACATGTGAAATCGATTCAAATCCGACCTGTTTAATAAAAAATTGTACTTTAGTGGAACTTTTAATTTCTAATAAATCAAATTTCTGTAAAATGTAACAGGGTCTGTATCAGGATTGACTCTAGTAGCAGGTGGATGGTATGCAAATATAATCGTATATGCCATTCAACAGTATAATATTGATCCTATCACTTCGGCACAAATCCATAATGTCGCTGCTGGCGGTTATAACTTCTTTCCCCTTGTCGCAGCCATCATTGCTGATAGTTTTTTCGGATCTTACTGGCTTATTCTTGTTTCCGCTTTTATTTCCTTATTGGTAAGCTTTACATTTTAtgcttaaaataattttattgtcAGAAAACATTTTATGCTTACATTTTATGTTTCCGTTTTCTTTGGGTGTCACGAATCACAATACCTTTCAAACATGTGTTCCCAACCTAAATTGGTGGAGCCAACATTTTTGCTCAAGCTTTTCCCATCATTGGTAATATTTTACTTGTACTAATTAAAGCCCCCTTTTGGTTTAACAGGGTGCGATAATGTTCACGCTTTCAGCAGCACTTCCACAGTTGCGGCCTCCTTTGTGCGATCCAAGTACCCTGTTGTGCAAAACTGCTTCTTCTCCCCAAACTGCATTCTTATACCTGACTCTTACACTAGCCGTGATTGGGCTTGGCGGAACTCGTTACTTACTAGGGTCATTAGGGGCAAACCAATTTGACAAAAAGGAGCATCAAAGAGTGTTCTTCAATTGGTTTATTTTCTCATTTGAAATGGGCTTCGTTATTGCCTTTACACTTATTGTTTATGTCCAAAACAATGTGAGTTGGGCAATTGGTTATGGGATAGTTGTTGTTGTTAACATCTTTTCCATAGGTCTCTTCTTGTCTGGCTCACCATTTTATAGACGTTTGATACCTCGAGGAAGCCCTTTTGTTAGCATTGGTCGAGTGGTTGTTGCTTCATTTCGCAACCTAAATTTGTCTACACAAGATCATGAATACTTTTCCGAAAGCACAACGTCCAGAGCTCCCACCTCAGGCTTAAGGTATGTAGTATTGAGTATATTGCTGAGAATGCTGCTTAAGTCAAATCTCCATGTCCGTAATTTGTAGAATCTGTTGAATTTAGGGGCGTAGCCAGAAACGAAATTCAGGGGTAGCAAAATCTCTTCTTATAGTTTAATATCTTTGCTAAAACCGTACTTTAGATATTTTGGGGTAACAAAAATCAATCATTTTAACTATTTTTTCGAGATTTGGGGTAGCGACTAGCGAATGCTACCCCTTGTTTCTATGTACCCCCCTCCCCCTTTGCTCTTGAACCACTAGGAATAACATTATTGTGGTATTAGCCTTGCTAGTTGTTTTAAAATTGTATTTTCTGAGTTTGTCGCGTGTATCATGGAATTCGGGTGTGATATTGTGCAGATTCTTCAATAATGCCGCTTTAATAAAAATTGTTGATACTCAATCAAGTGTAGATCCCCAAAAATCATGGAGGTTATGTAGTGTAGAAGAAGTGGAAGATCTAAAGAGAATGATGAAACCCTTAGCAATCTGGGGTGCAGGTTTACTTGAAAGCACTATTTACGCGGTCGGTTCCAACTTAATCACTGTTCAAGCTCTATTAATGGATAGACATGTCGGACCTCATTTCCAAATACCAGCAGGAACGGTGTATGTCTTCGCGCTGATATGGACATCATTTTTACTAGTTATACTTGATCGCATTCTATACCCATTATGGGACAAAATCTTTTGTTCTTCCTTAACTCCTCTGCAACGGGTTGGAATCGGTTATTTTTTTAACATGGCGGGTATGGTTGCTTATGCTATTATAGAACGCCAAAGATTACATTTAATCACGACTCATAATCTATTGGATCAACATAATGCTGTGTCCCCAATGTCCGTGATATGGCTATTTCTACCGTTGGCCTTGTTGGGTACGGGATCGGCGTTATATTTACCAGGTGAAGTCGAATTTTACTATCGAGAATTTCCCAAATCTTTAAGAACTACTTCGACGGCGATGACTTCTCTTCGCCTTGCTGTTGGGTATTACTTAAGTATTGTAATTGTTGACATCGTAAGGAAAAGAACGTCTTGGTTACCAAATGATATTAACCATGGAAGGTTGGATAAACTATATTGGTTGGTATCGATCCTCGGTTTGGTTAACTTTTTTATTTATCTTACTGCATCCAAGTTGTATAAGAGCAACCATAATGAAAGTGATATAGATGTAAGTGAGTAAATGGCGGTCAGCCTAATTGATAAAATTATGAATATTTTGTATTTATCATCTAAATTTAAATCCTGTCAAGATTACATATAAGTTGTTCTTATAAGTAGCTTATTTGAGACAGacattgtttaaaaaaaaaaagtttaattgAGACAGAAAATAACAATGAAGTTGACACTCTTACTTTGAAATAGTGATTGTAGACAAAACAATTTGTTAAGTGCCATATCGAATTCAGAAGTTAAAATATTAATGTGTCACATATTTGTGTAAAATGTATGTAATTAATTTGGATGGAATTTAATTAAAGTAGTTACATCCAACTAAGTGAGTCAAACACACTATAAATAAACTAAGTTGACTTCCAAGCCCACTCAAAAACCTAGATTTTTAGTTGTTCGATTTCTATAAATAGAATCACTCATCCAAACAGGCAGGCCCGTAGAGAGAGAAATAGATCTAGAAgagagaaaataaaaaaaaaaaaacccaaaatcgATCACCTCCTCACCGGACTACTCCTGGTCACCTCTTTAGATCGGGTGAGGCTTTTTCTTCAACCGTTTTTTTTCCTGTTCTCACTTTGTCATCCGGTGAGCCTTCCGTTTGATCCGATTCTCTTTTTTAAGGTTCGTGTTTGATCCCCTTTTGTATGTTGGTATTTCGCGTTAGTTGATCAATCGTTTCTAGCTGTTGTTGGTTAATCTGTGGCTGATTAAATCATCATCTTCTCCGTTCGTCTTTCTTTCGTGTTTGTATATTCGTATGTCAGCTTGATTTTCTAGGTAATGTTTTTCAATTGAATTGAAGCCTGATTTTTTCTGGGTAAAATTTTTCAATTGAATTGAAGCCTAGTTGCCGGGTGTTTGTTCAGTGTTGAGGGGTCTGCTATCGTCTATTATCAGTATTTCTGAGTTGTTATGGTTTTTGTGGTCTGTTTTACCCTTTTCTTCGCAACTGTATATCTATGCCTTTTGCTATCATTTATCATAAGTTTCTCGAAGTTTTTGCTTATGCCCATGTGAGCGATGAGTTTATGGAAGATGATGGGGATAGGATGTTAGTTTGTTTTATGAATTTGCAGGGGTCAGCTTCGGTTCGGTTTTGTCTGAGGTAAGGGAGCTTAAAGACAAGGGGAATGGTCTTTTTAGGCAAAATTATTTTGATAGGGCCGCAGCATGTTACGATGAACCTTGTAAACTTCTTAGCTTGAGCCTGAGAATTATTGGAGGTGAAGATATCAAATCGTTATCTGACCTTGCTATCTCCTTAAATTCTAATCTCGCTGCTTGTGCCCTCAAACTTGATGAATACAGAGCGGCGTCGTATATGTGCTCCATGATTTTGGACACATTTCCTCGTAACGTTAAGGCACTTTTTCGAAGGGCGGTTGCTTATATGAAGTTGAAAAGGTTTTCAAAAGCTGAACTGGATTTGGTTGAAGCCTTGGTGGTTGAACCTAGTAATAAGGACGTTTTAAGGAAATTAGATGTGGTTAGGGGTCATCTTCTCTTAAAGGAAAATGGTAAAAGAATGTTGGAGGTGCCTGCTCCAGTTGGTATGGATGCGAATAATAAAAAGCATGTCCATGTTGTTTCGGAAGATGATGTGACTCTAAAAGATAATGAAAGTGCGATCACAGAAGTGATGGGTGATCAAAGTGATAtgattattaatgataatgagagtGTGGTTTTAGAGGTGGCTGATGTTCAAGGCAATGGTAGTACAGATCTGAAGAGTAGCTTAAAGAAGAATGAGCCTACTTCTAATATGCTTGTTCTTGAGTTTTCCAAAAAGGGTGGAGGTATTTCCCGTTTAAGGATCCCAACACAATCTTATCATAAGTTGCTGAAAGGTAAAAAAGTTGAGTTTTTACCATAAAAAGGATTTGTCAACTTTAATAATTCGGATTCTTAATATTAAGGCACCTATGGAAAGAGGTATTACAAGAGAATGTTGtaagaaggaaaagaaaaagaggAGAAGGAGTCCAAAAAAGCGGAACTCTGAGAGGATGACAGTCATGAACGATGACATGACTCCTATAGATATCATCAATGTGAAGCCTCTTATTTCTGGTGTGAGTTCAAGTGCGTCCGCTGCTTCTGACGTGAGTTCGTCTGCGTCGTCTATTTGTGACAACTTCTCTTCCCTTGGTACTCAACTACTCCAGGGAAGCACTAGGTTTATTGCTCATTATTCAAGCTTGTCTAATTCGCCGGTGAATGAAAATGCCCCCCCAATTTGCGCTCAAGGCCCGAATGATCACCAACCTTTCCTTTTTTCAGCTTGTCGTAAGATATGTAAGATCTCCTCGCTTCATAATCTTTCTCGCGCTCCTACTACGTCTATGCGTTGCTAGTACCCTTTTTATCATCCTatgaaagagaaaaggagaaTTATCATgtccaagaagaagaagaatcatAGCAACGAGGATGAATCTCGAAGACACATTTTGTCTACTTTCTCTACATGTAGATACTTCTCTCATAAATTTCAACGTCTTCgtggcgtaagtgtgtcttgttgcaggtactccTCTGAAGCTCATTTTGTTAAGAAGAGAATAAATTTCCGCTCATTTAACCAGCTCTGATCGCCCCTACAAGAAGCCTTCTTTGTCTATCACCCCCATCCCTAGTTTAATTTCGTATTCAAATAATGTAATAATAAAATTCGACTCTGAGAGTCGGGTTTGTAGTGTGTAAGATACCTTTTTTTacggctgcaaaaaaaaaaaagaaaatcctCATTTACAAAGGAtggaaaaaaggagaaaaacaaaAGACTTCTAGAAAAACAAAAACCCTTCAAAGTATAAAAGATTTAATGCTTATAATTTCAGGTACAAAATTCATAATACAAGGTATAGTATTTATACAGAAGAAAAACAAGAAGCTAAGCTAAACCTAGTCCTATGCTAGCCGTAATTCACAGAAACAATTTACAGTAGTTACAAGAATATGGTAAGTCTAGAAGACATTATTTACATAAAACGCAAATACCAAATAATAGAAAAGATATGACTAATTTGGTGTATTCTTAACAGGCTCCCGTAAGATGGACGGAGACCAATCTTTGAGAATAAAAGCCTGTGTCGAGGACGGAGGAGAGGCTTAGTTAAAACATCGGCCAATTGATCATCAGCGGATATATGTTACACTTGAAGAGTGCCTTGTtgaactatattttctcgaacaAAATGAAACGCCAAAGCCAAGTGCTTTATTCACGAATGAAAAACAGGATTTAAAGAGTATTGAGAAGCACTCAAATTCTCACAATAGATCACATGAGCTTCCCTTGCCATAAAACGAAGCTCGGAGGTGGTTTCGGCAATAGCCCGAAACTTTGCTTCGGTCTAAGAATGAGCAAGGGCTCGTTGTTTCTTGGACACCCATGAAAGAGGGTTTCAACCAAGATAGGTAATGTATGTAAACTCTGGTAGAAATAAATGTATCTGCCAAAAATGGCTCGGTCGGGGTTTGCATTTAAGTAACGTAGAAGGCGCATAAGTGTCATCCAATGTTGATCAGTCAGGGTTTGCATATAAATTGAGATAGTTTATTGACGCTAACAACGATGTCAGGACGGGTGAACCATAAGTAATGTAAACTGCCGAGAATGGCACGGTAGTCCTTAAGGTTTATGATTGCGCATCTACCATTTCAGTGAAGGGGAGGGGCCGCAACCATTGGTGTCGAAAACGGTTTTGCATCAAGCTTGTGAAACTTATCCAAAACATCATGTATATATATTTTGTTCGGGTAAGAAGTATACCATAGGTATTTGAAGTGACCTCAACTCCAAAAAAAAGGACAAGGAGCTCATGTCTTTGAGAGAGAAGGCGGATGGAAATGTTGTAATGAACGAGTTAATGTCATCAATATTTGGGCTGGTGATGACAATATCGTTGGCATAAACAAGAAGTTATATGGTATGAGTTTTTGTGTgaagataaaataaaaaagggtATGCTAAGGACCCAACAAAGCCCGGGGAGAGCAGTTAATTTTTAAGGGTGGTGTATCAAGCACGGGGGGATTGTTTGAGGCCATAAATGGCTTTGGATAGCTTACAAACAAAAGTCAGATTGCCGGGATTAATGAAGCCCCAAGTTGTGCTATATAAACATTATCAGTCAATGCGCTTTGAAGGAAGGCATTATTGATGCCCAATTGGCGAAGACACCAACCACGAATAAGAGGAAGAGATAAGAGAGTGCGTATTGTAGCAGGTTTGACAATCGGACTGAAGTTTTCAGAGTAGTCTAACCGGTCTTTTGAGAAATCCTATCACCACAAGGCGTGCTTTGTATTTATCGATAGTATTATTGACTTTTTATTTGACTCGTAAAATCCATTTACATCCAATCACATTGTATGTAGAATAAGGGGGACAAGAGTCCATGTTTTATTATTTTGGAGATCATCAAATTTCAATTGTATCGCAACACACCATAAGGGATCAATAAGGGCTTGTTTAACGATGTTGGGTAAGCGAGATGGGGATGAGACAATGGCTAGGTGAGCATACTTGGGGTTGGGTTTGGCTATGTTGTTTGATAGACGACGGTGGAGGAGAGGTGGGGGTGAGGGTGGTGGACTAGGCTGATAAGGGGTCGTGATGGGGGGCCTATTCAGAAGAGGAGGGAGAAGAGGGAGAGGTCGGGGTCTGATCAAGGGAGGATGGAGGTGAGGGAGAGGGTTGGTTAGGAGACCGAGGTAAGGTGGGTGGAGAGGAAATCAGAGGCAGGTGTTGGAGGTGGTATGACATGATATATAAGTGTGGTTGTCTAGTCACGGGTAGTGGGAGGTTTGGGAGAGGCGGAGGTTGAGGTAAGTGTTATGTAAGGGTATTGGGATTCGAAAAATTAGACATGTCGAGACACATAGATTTTAGAGGTAACTGGATCAAGACAATAATAAGCGCTTTGTGGGGGTGAGTAACCAACAAAAGCATATGGAATAGAGCGAGGCTCAAGTTTGTGACGGGTGTAGGGTCGAAGCCGAGTATAGCATAGGCGACGTGGTTCATTTTAGCTCACTTTTGACGTCATTTTGGACCCCGTTTCGCATGCTTATTTGcacttattgtaacacccccatactccaagtgcctcaccaggaccactcaggtataaggatgccaccatctcggttacccgaggcatgatattcataagacaataacgaaacaactttataagtaaataaagtttaaagtgattacatagcaataccaaactgataaaaagaaatacaagatcctcagacggtctactgctaaaactatcaaagctataaaacatcgcctgacacagcggaagacttctaactgccacgtgatgactcatcccagctatcccatacgcgtcatatcatacctgctcaaataccgctcaccaccccgaatggatcaccacagttttaaacatttaaacgggtcaagactaatcacacaatttatatatcaacaataagataaaatgataccttaatcacacacacacacacacacacgacgcgcaattccaatcatctcaatcaccgatcgtccaccggaccagcccgccaaaggggggaccgcagccgtacccaccaaatccccgctccacatagtgagcgataaccctgtccattaatgtgcacatcccttctgtggcgggttccacagaaggcgaaactagggcatgaagccactcccgcaagtgaccccactcagccgaggacacgcctcgaggaccatagaccacaatcacaatcacaatcgtcacaatacaattactatatcaaacaatcaatctcaacacatcaacaaacatcccattatgggactaatactgagtaggaaatcctacctggaacaccaatacaatcagacggtctcaacagctgtatcacaaatccttttctacgaatcctcctcctaacatataatcacataattactaacaatcacaaaactaacacaaaacccccaaatctaaaattagggtttaacgaaacttgacgaaatactataaaattggtacgcagatcttaccctcgacgcaaggatcacaaaggtataaagaacgatggaatccgacctctcaagctccgggatttgtcaacaacacggatgaatgcgaagaacgtaacttgaatctcccttttaatgttattaggtttgtaaaagtgtattatgaaagtgacggaaagatttatatattgatccgtgttattaacaaaacccgtcgaattatcacccgctaaccgagctactcgatcgagtagctaaggtactcgatcgagtgcccccttactcgatcgagtatcctagttactcgatcgagtacccaac
This sequence is a window from Silene latifolia isolate original U9 population chromosome 8, ASM4854445v1, whole genome shotgun sequence. Protein-coding genes within it:
- the LOC141594438 gene encoding protein NRT1/ PTR FAMILY 2.7-like, with the protein product MLIEEGRINGDTTTTDITKKKGGWITFPFILGSVSGLTLVAGGWYANIIVYAIQQYNIDPITSAQIHNVAAGGYNFFPLVAAIIADSFFGSYWLILVSAFISLLGAIMFTLSAALPQLRPPLCDPSTLLCKTASSPQTAFLYLTLTLAVIGLGGTRYLLGSLGANQFDKKEHQRVFFNWFIFSFEMGFVIAFTLIVYVQNNVSWAIGYGIVVVVNIFSIGLFLSGSPFYRRLIPRGSPFVSIGRVVVASFRNLNLSTQDHEYFSESTTSRAPTSGLRFFNNAALIKIVDTQSSVDPQKSWRLCSVEEVEDLKRMMKPLAIWGAGLLESTIYAVGSNLITVQALLMDRHVGPHFQIPAGTVYVFALIWTSFLLVILDRILYPLWDKIFCSSLTPLQRVGIGYFFNMAGMVAYAIIERQRLHLITTHNLLDQHNAVSPMSVIWLFLPLALLGTGSALYLPGEVEFYYREFPKSLRTTSTAMTSLRLAVGYYLSIVIVDIVRKRTSWLPNDINHGRLDKLYWLVSILGLVNFFIYLTASKLYKSNHNESDIDVSE